The Oncorhynchus gorbuscha isolate QuinsamMale2020 ecotype Even-year unplaced genomic scaffold, OgorEven_v1.0 Un_scaffold_4964, whole genome shotgun sequence region TTTTGGCATCTATTTAGGAGACAACCGGGTGGCCCATCTGATTCCGGATATCTTGCCACTCTTTACAACGGACACGCGTTCAATCCAGGTGATGGTGACAAACAAACGCTTAGTTCTCGGAGTTTTATCCAAGAGCGCCAGCATCCGGGTGGATACCGTTGAGGACTTTGCGTATGGAGCATCAATTCTGCTGAACGCTATGGACACTACCGTGCAGAAACGACCGTTGGATGGCGAAGAGATCGCGAGTAGAGCGGAGAAACTGGTTGGGAAGATACCGTACAGCTTGCTTTGGAATAACTGTGAACATTTCGTTACTTATTGCCGGTATGGCATTGCAATCAGCATTCAGACTGACAAGGTAACATATTGATATTGGCCTAGACTTGGCTATTTCTTTAATGTTTTTTATACGCACGGACATATTGAAGAGGCTATCTCTCTGAAAGCTATATATTCCAATGTTAAACGAGCTGCAAAATGATAACGGAGTTTTCCTAAAATAGGCCCACCGCGCTGGTCACAGACGTCAATTCGATTTATATTCTAGGTTGGTTTAACGTAACATCATTGAAATTACGCGTAAACAAcgctgattcaaccagtgtgtgcccagtgggacatTTAAAAGATGCCTAAAGTGTTGATTACACATTTGGTGTGCGTCCTGTCTACGCGATTGGTACTGTTGCGCGCTGGTGAGTTTTCACAGAGCGACGCTGCAGGACTCTCTGTAACTAGCAGAATCAAAACATGAAAATATTCATTTATAGATTAATTGAATTCTGTGAACTAGTAATTGCTGGTTTAGGTGATAGGCCTATCTGCCTTGATACAAAAAAAGTGAGTTTACTTAGAATTTGATTAATCTCAAGCCAAATAGGTTAAAAGTGGTCATTAGCCTATTTTACTCAGTGAGCAATGCTAAATGATGCGCGTCAATATGGACCAATAGGTTTATAGAGCAGACAATGGTccgtcccaaatgggaccctattatCTAAACTGTTTGggaaaaaagggttcttcgggctgtccccataggagctgtccccataggagctgtccccataggagctgtccccagctgtccccataggagctatccccataggagctgtccccataggagctgtccccataggagctgtccccataggagctgtccccataggagctgtccccataggagctgtccccataggagctgtccccataggagctgtcccaataggagctgtccccataggagctgtccccataggagctgtccccataggagcacCCTTTTGGGTAGCAGATAGAATCCTTTTGTAGAATATGGAACCTCGaaaggttctacctagaaccaaagtGGGTTCTTCAAATGgtcctcctatggggacagccaaatcaccattttaggttctagattgcACCTGTTTTTTCTAACAGTGTAGACAGggctaatgtagggccccgctctgggctaatgtagggccccgctctgggctaatgtagggccccgctctgggctaatgtagggccccgctctgggctaatgtagggccccgctctggtctaatgtagggccccgctctggtctactgtagggccccgctctggtctaatgtagggccccgctctggtctaatgtagggccccgctctggtctaatgtagggccccgctctggtctaatgtagggccccgctctggtctaatgtagggccccgctctggtctaatgtagggccccgctctggtctaatgtagggccctgctctggtctaatgtagggccctgctctggtttaaacaagggccccgctctggtctaatgtagtgccctgctctggtctaatgtagggccccgctctggtttaaacaagggccctgctctggcctaatttagggccccgctctggtctaatgtagggccccgctctggtctaatgtagggccctgctctggtttaaacaagggccctgctctggtctaaagtagg contains the following coding sequences:
- the LOC124028892 gene encoding lecithin retinol acyltransferase-like; protein product: MLNSLTLLLEKVFFLTHLNAFRPSLLFSDTDRAREKKRVTHHCENEGWRERVPDTSAGAALPESIYQRGDLLEVPRTLFTHFGIYLGDNRVAHLIPDILPLFTTDTRSIQVMVTNKRLVLGVLSKSASIRVDTVEDFAYGASILLNAMDTTVQKRPLDGEEIASRAEKLVGKIPYSLLWNNCEHFVTYCRYGIAISIQTDKVTY